ACACGGCAGATTTACTTCAGACTGCAAAAGCTTTTAAAGCAAAGCAATCATCTGATGGGCTTTATGAATGAAAACTAGTCAATTACGGAAAGTGGTATTTTCTCTCCGCTCCTATCACAGCCAACCTGTACCTTCTGACACTTCTGAAATAGTTTCACAAGGAGAGATCATGGATGTGGTCCTGAAAGACAGCTCTTTCCAACAGGCCAACACATCCTATGGTGTAAGATCGTCTGGTGAAGAAGAGACTGTGATTGGCATTTACCTCCTGCTCCTGGGTAAGAAATTGTAACAATATAGCATAAGGGAAGTCACATATTTTACAACacttttcattttatatatatatatattgttgaaAGTTTAAATACAGGTGAGGTTAAAGTCAATTAAACTGACTTAGATTGGACATTTGATGACTAGACATGATGTTGCCATGATGTTGTCTGGAATTAATTCTGCTATCTACAGGCTGGTTCTCATGGTTGGGGAATGGAGCTGTATTCTGCATTATGTGTAGACGCTGGAAAACTTTGGACTCCCAGGATCTTCTGACATTTAACCTTGCAGTGTCTGATGCTGGAATCTCCATTTTTGGCTACTCTCGAGGAGTTGTGGAGCTGTTTCATGGACTAGGGAAAGATGGTTTCTGGACTTGCAATGTAAGGTGTATGTATATGTTTTGTGCTTGACATTACCAAGTTTGACCTGTTGCTCTCATTTCTATATCAGGAGCTATGACacttatatatacaatatatatgccCATTCAAGCTCATCACAGTGCCCAAGAAAGTGCCATCATGCTGTAGGGAGAATGTGCTTCCAAATCAAGGCTTGGCTAATGTAAATCAAGCCTAGGACTACAGGATAACAGTGAAGTTACTATTGTTGGAGATGTGCACACCAGTATATTTCAGAAGCAGTATATGTTTTTAAGGTGTGAGCATTTGCAGCTAAAAGCCTAAAACCTGAGGCTGCATAATTGATAGACTATGATGATAGCATGTCATATCTTGAAATATTCAATCCAATAAGGATATAATGTGAATGGTTACTTAAATCCACTCAAGATATACGTTCCAACAGTCTGCATGACAAACAATCTCACAGAAATGCAGCCTGAAGTTTGAAaggattttatttttgtaatgtttgCTAAAGGTACTGTTATAAATTTAATTTGGCCACATGTCACCAACTAATGTAATTTCTTCTATTCCGTATAATATTCTAGCTCAGTTTACTCAGTTTCTGTACTTCCAAAATAATGCTGCGAGTGGTGCTgcattattttaaaggggttgtgcacattTGAATGGAATTTTTGCAACACCCCACTCCCCGGCAGACCtgcgaagggaagcatacttacttgCTTCCTAGTGCTGGCTCCCGTTCTTTCTTTTCCCGGCCTTCGCTGCCCCACTCAGGTCCCTGGATGTACTGTAAACTGGTTTGACACTtcagcagccaatcgctggctgtAGTGGTGATCTGCTCTccttgcatcacatgaccatttgTAGCAGGTCAccacagtgactggctgcagagaTGTCAAAAAGGAAATTTTTGATGGAGCAACAGAGACTGGAGATTGCAGGAGCCAGCATcttgaagcaggtaagtatgcttcccattGCAGGTCTGCCCATGAAGGGGGGAGTTTGTAAACCCACCCAacatgcaaaacccctttaataaccaaCTAAAATAAGGCTAAATACAGATATagaagagttaacacacatgctttatgagacgtgttatctaaactaaatgtgttaagcaaacaccttcaattgcttttcaatggcttttgtttcaagataacgcgatgagttaagaaatttgagttaagagtttgtgtgttaaccctactacatctgtaggtCCCACGTCCCTATTATGTAAGCCATATATATGTGCAAACACATATACGTGACATGAGTGCCTTGTTTGGTCTTTCAGTTAGGAAGGCAGCAAGGTTTTTTGTCTGGGTTAAAAGAATCCAGTATTACCTGAAGATAAACCAAGTAAATGACCTTGTTTGAATCTTTTGCAATCTTCCCTGATTATCATTCCACCCTTATTAGGTTGATGGCTTTCTGATACTCCTCTTTGGCCTGATTAGCATTAACACTCTTACAGCAATCAGTCTCCTTCGCTATGCCAAGGGATGCCGTCCCCATCAAGGTACAGTATTAACACTTGAAACATGAGTTTTAAATCATCACAAAATGGCACAATCTAACTCCAGTaagagacagtgtagaaaactggAGCAACAGCTATAGAAAAAGTGTTTTAAGATCTGCCACATTAATCATACAACATGCAATGGAGACTCCAAACTGACTTAAAACTTTCCTTCATGATAATTTCCTGCCATGGTGTTTGTCAATCAAACCCTTATGAGCTGTACGTGAGGGCATATGAGAGTTATTGGAAAGTATATGTAATCTGAAATGATCAAACTTAACAAGAAGTCGTGTGTTCATGTGAAAGTCTTAGTGTTAATGTATGATTTTTCTATTTTGTAGCTCACAAAGTGGATAAAGACTTCATTTCAGTGGCCATTCTTGTCATCTGGATCTCTGCTATTATCTGGGCTGGATCTCCAGTTTTGGGTTGGGGCAGCTTCATAGGTATATAACTAAAAACAGACATAATGATCAGACAGACCATGAGATCTTTAATAGATAGCGATGATGTTGGCTTTTCTCATTTAAATTCTCTAGAATGGAGCTCTCAACGTGAACAAGAGCatgctgagcatgtgtggccacacTCTGTTCATTTCTGTAAGAGTGCCAAAGATAGCCATCTTGGCTATTTCCGACAGTTCCACAGAAGTGTATGGAGTGGTGGCTGCTCTTGCGCAGTGCactttccattaatttctgtgggaCTTCCATCAATAGCGTGGGGTTCGGTTAATTTTGGCACTCCCATACAAAAGAGTGAAGGGTGGACGCTCATGCAcggtgcactctccttcactttgggcacttggttctagagataggttccagaggtgggatccgcacctatttgagattggtggcatatcctaatgaTATTCCACCAAGGTTTGAGGTGAGATAACCTCTTTACCAGGTGTAGCAAGAATAATCATTCACTTGGAACTTTAGTTTgtggaaaaacattttttacGTAATGTCCGACTATACCACATTTCTGCTTATCATTGACCAGGACATAACCAGAAAGATGTATACGTCTATCATGAATCATTCTTAGTTCAATTTCTTCTACAAATGTTTCTACAGAAAGCAAGTATGGTACATGTGAAATAGACTGGTCTCTTACCACAAGTTCCACACCATACAAATTTTACGTCATCGGTGTCTTCCTTTCGGGCTTCTTCATTCCAGTGATGATAATGATCTCCTGCTATGTGTCAATCATCCGGGCTGTTCAGGAAAGCCACAGAAGTTCACGTGGTGGGGATATCAGTCAGCGGCAACTAATGATAGAAAGGCAAATCACACGGGTAATTTTGAACAATTGTTGAAATTCATATTATTTGCTATTACAGCTGTAGTTTGAAAAGTATAATAGAAATGCAAATGTTTTGGATTTGGAAtgggtggaggatgggggtggaaTAAGCACAGAACTACAGAACTGTACAACACGTGTTTTACTATCGATGTAGCATTTTAAAtctcagtgaaaacgcctgaacgCCATGTCAGGGCATTTCCACATAGttaatttaattttgtttttATAAGCTTTAAAAACCATCTAAAATACGCAGGGTAGGAGGAAGATTCTGGAGTTAATGGCTGAATGCTGAGGAGGGAGTTTCCAGTCCCCTTCAGCCTTTAAGCAACTTATGTGCCAATCCTCAGAAAGGAAAAGACATATAGAAGGTTTAGCCAACAGAAAGGGATTGCAGACTTTGGCAATGATGGTAATTGATGATAATCTGGCTATAGCCTCCTCTGCATGTGGTGGGAACACTGTAGgctacaagctgcccaccataaccaaaggaCAGGAGGGCCCCCTGTTCAAAGATTGTATTCCTCTGAGGATACTGTGGATATCATAtacttacagtggatataaaaagtctacacacccctgttaaaatgtcaggtttctgtgatgtaaaaaaaatgcaaaaataaaataatatggttgcataagtgtgcacacccttaaactaatactttgttgaagcaccttttgattttattacagcactcagtctttttgggtatgagtctatcagcatggcacattttgacttggcaagatttgcccccttttctttgcaaaaacactccaaatctgtcagattgcgagggcatctcctgtgcacagccctcttcagatcaccccacaacagccccaaagcatgatgctgccaccaccaccatgcttcactgtgggtatggtgt
The sequence above is drawn from the Bufo bufo chromosome 11, aBufBuf1.1, whole genome shotgun sequence genome and encodes:
- the LOC120981459 gene encoding visual pigment-like receptor peropsin translates to MDVVLKDSSFQQANTSYGVRSSGEEETVIGIYLLLLGWFSWLGNGAVFCIMCRRWKTLDSQDLLTFNLAVSDAGISIFGYSRGVVELFHGLGKDGFWTCNVDGFLILLFGLISINTLTAISLLRYAKGCRPHQAHKVDKDFISVAILVIWISAIIWAGSPVLGWGSFIESKYGTCEIDWSLTTSSTPYKFYVIGVFLSGFFIPVMIMISCYVSIIRAVQESHRSSRGGDISQRQLMIERQITRVSFVICTAFVLAWSPYAVISMWSACGYQVPALTTVVATLFAKSASFYNPMIYLGLSPKFRHELRALLCCTPQKKDLPLDCEQPVKPYEESKRQSEDSRQTNRRTENIMMTKSSLSQQNNIANEGSENGKV